In a single window of the Callithrix jacchus isolate 240 chromosome 1, calJac240_pri, whole genome shotgun sequence genome:
- the LHFPL7 gene encoding LOW QUALITY PROTEIN: LHFPL tetraspan subfamily member 7 protein (The sequence of the model RefSeq protein was modified relative to this genomic sequence to represent the inferred CDS: substituted 2 bases at 2 genomic stop codons), with protein MLSSVCAALGLSLTCILALSLISPAWFQTPTFSFGILTYGSWPQGNSWNQSXTTLSSLEDIPDFAWKVSAVMLLGSWLLLAFNAIFLLSWVVAPKGLCPQGSSGPMPGVQAVAATAMIVGLLVFLIGLASPFVKEVCEASSGGKCQLGXGYITAILSAVLVRLLSIISWPHTTKVQGRTIIFSSATKRIILVPEMNKYKSPGRSTLQSVMKS; from the exons ATGTTGAGCAGCGTGTGTGCAGCTCTGGGGCTCTCTCTGACCTGCATCTTGGCCCTCAGCCTCATCTCCCCTGCCTGGTTCCAGACCCCGACCTTCTCCTTTGGCATCCTCACCTACggctcctggcctcagggcaACAGCTGGAACCAAAGCTGAACGACCTTGAGTTCCCTGGAGGACATTCCTGACTTTGCCTGGAAG GTCTCAGCTGTGATGCTCCTTGGAAGCTGGCTCCTGCTGGCCTTCAATGCAATTTTCCTCCTGTCCTGGGTTGTGGCCCCTAAAGGGCTGTGCCCACAGGGAAGCAGTGGTCCAATGCCAGGGGTACAGGCAGTGGCAG CCACTGCCATGATTGTGGGTCTGTTGGTTTTCCTGATCGGCCTGGCCTCTCCATTCGTCAAGGAAGTCTGCGAAGCCTCCTCCGGTGGGAAGTGCCAGCTGGGTTAGGGTTACATAACCGCTATCCTCAGTGCAGTCCTGGTCAGACTCCTGTCCATCATCAGCTGGCCCCACACAACCAAGGTCCAAGGGAGAACCATCATCTTCTCCAGTGCCACCAAGAGAATCATCCTAGTGccagaaatgaacaaatacaaatCTCCTGGGAGGAGCACACTCCAGAGTGTTATGAAATCATGA